Proteins encoded by one window of bacterium:
- the tuf gene encoding elongation factor Tu (EF-Tu; promotes GTP-dependent binding of aminoacyl-tRNA to the A-site of ribosomes during protein biosynthesis; when the tRNA anticodon matches the mRNA codon, GTP hydrolysis results; the inactive EF-Tu-GDP leaves the ribosome and release of GDP is promoted by elongation factor Ts; many prokaryotes have two copies of the gene encoding EF-Tu) has translation EMVMPGDNVELLIELITPIAMEKELRFAIREGGRTVGAGVVTEIIE, from the coding sequence GAGATGGTGATGCCGGGCGACAACGTGGAGCTTTTGATCGAGTTGATCACGCCGATCGCGATGGAGAAAGAGCTTCGTTTCGCGATTCGTGAGGGCGGCCGTACGGTGGGCGCCGGCGTGGTGACCGAGATTATTGA